TGCTCTACCGCATCGCGCGGAGGTAGGGaccgggctgggctgggctgggctggggcggggggggcggacAATGGCCGGCCGGATgcgggccgcggcggcgggaaGGCTCCCCGCGGGGCTCCGCGCCCTGCCCGGAGCGCAGAGGAGCGGGGAGCGCAGAGACCAGGTAGGGCTGGGAATAAACCCAGGGCTCGGGGTCGGTTTGGTTTtggcccggggaggggggggcggtACCGACGAGGCGCGTGTTTAGGGAAAAAATCCTCCCAAATTGTGCAGCGGTAACAAAAACTTGTAGGTAGATGGCTGGATACGTTTTTCCGTATCCCCTGGAATTGCTTCGTGTCTTTGTGTGCCAGCACTGAACATCAAGGACTCGCCTGCTGTGGGAGCTGTGTTTAGGAAATCCAAAACGTTTCCCTTCCTCCAGTCCGTAATCTAGAGGCTGGCGTTATTATTAGCGGTATTACAGAGATTGCTGAAGGCTCGGGGTTTTCCTCTCTTGTTCTCTGACTGGTTTGAGGcaggggaagaaatgttttgcttcttGTGTTGGTTGATTTAGACGTGAAAGCATGATTGCAGGGGGAACAGTGGGAGAGTGCCATAGAAATAACAACACTGTTAGCGCAGTGCTAAAACTTGGGAAGATTACATGGAAGTCAAAGTTATTACTTAGTAACCAAAATTCTTCAGTCGTTTGTTTCTTAATTGCACTGAACATTTCTGACCTTAGGACAAATTTAAACAGATCAGTTGAAAACAAGGTTTGAAAAGTGTCAGGAGAGAAGTCAGGATACAGGTTTCATAAATGGAGTAAAACTTAATTTGACAGACTTTATTCTAGCAGCTTGAAATGAATGTAGGAATATATGGAATAAAGGGCACTTTAGCCTGTGTAACAGAACAGACTTGAGCAGTCTGCTCATCTATTGAGTACTTCTATTGGAGAAAAAGGCAGCCCAAAGGCTCATTATGTTAAGGTTCACTTCAAGTTTATGCTTTGAAATAGAAGCGTATTTCTCTATCTGCAACAAATACTTCAGGTTTGCTCTAAAGCGTTTGCTGTTTATATAACCATATAAATGGTCTGTGGTGTATGAGCCCGTATACAAGTCTTGGCATTTCTATGGCATATTTAGGGCAGCTGGGAAATACAAATGGCCTAAAGCAATTCCCGGTAAAGCAGACAGCATTTCTTTGACCCATTGAGGCTAACGTGTCTTTAGAGGGAAGAGACTGGGTTTGTTTTGCTCAAGTTCATCAAAAGGTCCCTGGGATGGAAGCATTTCTTCTCAAGTCCTTGAAAACTGCTGGtgagctgtaaatattttcaggagGTGACCTTGATAATTCTTTGGGGCTACATATTTGTGTTTCTCAATACTATTCTGATACTACCTAATTTCTTACTTTGCCTTAGTTCAATGAATCTTCCAAAGTCATCAAGGAGGACAGCTTTATAAGGGACTAATCCAAACACAGACATGATCCTGCCCTTGCCTTTGGTGTTAATGTTATGATACAGCCCTGCTTTGCTCCATTTTCAGCATGAGTGCACTTACATATCTAGCAAGGGGCCTTTTCCACCCCCTgtagaaagggaaataaaatatatcaacAACCTAGTGAAAAGTAGTTCTGGAATAACTCAATATGTGGAGTTACACTACTGTAACTGTGCCATCATCTAAGACTGTGCTTTTTGTatcagggagaaaaaggatTTGATGTCCAGATATGCACAGGAACTCCTTAAACCTTACGAGTTTGGGCCAGGTAGGAAAACTCTGATAAGTTTTGTGGTCGGTCTTTGAGATCACAGCTTGGCTACTTGTTTGTTCCATATTGTTCAGAAGTCAGCTTGCTGAGTTCAGACCAGCAGCTGTAGCCACATTTCCTTCATCTTCTGGGCCCCTCCTGATCATTAGCTAGTGACTCCTTGTCAGTACCAATATAGAGTACCCCATGAGGATCTCTTTTTTGGGACTTTTTGGGTCAGCGATGGCAGAATCTGCTCCTTCTACAAATAAAGTCAAGACAAGCCATCACTCACTCTGAAAGAGGCCGGTAGGAACTTGGGAACTGCCATGCAGCTAGTTCATTTAATTGAGAAGCCTGTCACAGACACTGAGATAGCAAAAAGAGGCACCTTTTCTGGGGGATCCTGTCCTGATGGCTGATACTCTGCAGACTATTAGAAGCTGCTAAAGTTGCAGTTTCATAGAAGACAGCCTTAGAGGGGGGACAGCAGAGGAGGTGGTTATGACTGTGGCTCTGTGTCCCTGCCTAGGTCCACTGGGCACCTTTTTCCCTGTTAAGGGGACACTAAGGCTGCGTTATGACACTGTATGAGAAGTCCAGTCTCATGGTTAAATCTTCAACCCTGTCTACAACCACTAGTTCTGAGCAAATATGATATAGTTGCCTGCTGGAATCTAGACAGCAGTGATGTGTTTTTCTCACATTGGAAAATGGCATTTAGCATTGGGGCTGCACTGGCAGACCCCTTTATTGACAGATGATGGACATGGGCACAACTCGGAATTATGGCAGCTCAGTGAGCTGCCACCCAGGAGCTTCCCTGACTGTGAGCTGAGCACGATATCGGGTCCAGTGAGCTCCTCTTAACTCAGTCATGCTGACCATACTGTGCCATGGGCTTGCTCTACACTTTGGAGCTTTGGCAGCTTGGTTATGTCAAACTGCCATCAGATGTTGTTCTGATCAAAGCTGATCTGTGCAAAAGAGCTCCTCTTCCtagtgtgttttttcttcagatttgcTGGCATAGCCATTTGTATAATTGCTTTGTAATCCAGTTGTGCTGGAATGAAGAGTGTtgctttaaatacttttaatggaaaattattttttcttttaatccttgGCAGAGGATGAGGGTAACCCAGCAAAGAACTGCACATCCACCTGTGGCCTCTTTTAAGAATATGGAAAACTAATCATCTTCTGACCTAGCAAtaaaggaaggggggggaataGAggtacataaaaatattttgaaatctaatttattattatcAGGTAACTGTTTTGACCTGCACTTATCAGGGAGACTGTTGTTCTGGCAATCCATTAAATTTTAGACTTAAGTGTGAccttaaatatatgtataaatggGGAACAGTGGAGAGTGCTGGGAGTTGGAAGGAACATAAGTTCCTTCTTATGTTAAACGAGAGGGACAAACTAGTTGCTAAACAGGGTTTGTCAATGGGTATACCTGCAGTCTGATTTTTGCAAGCACAGGACAGAAAGCTTGTTAGCAAAGTAAAGGAGTCTAATAGTCTCTCACAGAGGAATGCTTTGTTATGTTGTCTGAGCAGTATCAGACATTTAGGTGTTGATCTGATAACCAAGTTTATTCCAGGTGTGTCACCCCAGTGTCATCTTAAGCAAAGATCTTCTACCTGCAAAACAGTTTGTCCAAACCTGGGAATTTGTTCTAGTTTGTTTGGGTGCACAGGCTACACAGTTAGCGCAGCAAGTCAGCTATTAATGGAATCTATGCAGTAAGTAATTCAATCACTTCTTGCTgctcaggttttattttgcagggTGGTTCTTTGTCCAGTGAAGCTAGTTCAAGTTAACACAGTGTTAGATTATAAACTCCTCAGGGATGATTTGCCTAGTGTTTTGCAATGGATTGAGCACATGATAAATGCTTATATGGGTTTTGCATTGTCTGTCTTCTCATAACAGAATGTCTGACTTCAGAAGCAATACATGCTCTAGCTTATTACGTTCAGCTGCTGCCTTAATTCAGTCAAGGTATATATAGTTCTGAAGTCATTAAATCCGTATTTGAGAGTCTTTCCAAATGCAgtacttgctttttatttttaaagtcctgCCCAATTACTAGAAAATTAGCACCCTACCTATATGTTCTTGCCTCAAttgaccttttttctttgttcccccccccccttccttttgcATCCAGCAGGTTGagaacttctgattttttttgcacatgTTTCTATGGCAACAGATTATAGGTTCACAAAAGGAAGGATTATTGCTTTTTATCCTAAATAATCCAGGATTTAGCAATTTCTTTTGCCTACATTGTGAGAATGAAAGGCTGCTATTTAACCCTTGGTAGCACTTCATCAGCCTCAGGAGTGAGAAATGAAATCCTGTTTGGAAAAGATGGAAAGGTCTTGATTATTACTAAGGATTTGGTCTCCAATATTAGTTCTCAGATAGGGTTTGGCATTGGTTTATAGCATGCATGCTTTACTAATTTTTTGGCCTGTGCTGTCCACTTCTGTGTTATCCTTGAAATTAGTGCTTCTACCTACTCTGTCATGTCATGAAAGTTAGAGACTGGTGGTAGATGGAGACTGAAGCGTGGCGTGTCTTATTTCCATGGGTGCCAGAGGGTGACACGGCAGTGGCAGGAAGGTGGGATCGTAGCACTTTGTACAGTACGAGGACCTGTGCAATAACCTACATCAGAGGACGGAGTTTAGGTTGTGGTTGCTATCGAAGTCAAGGTGCAGTAGATTTGTGTTTTGGTGGTTAACATGCTGAAGcctatgcattttattttcatagcttttACACCTATGATAGTGAGACGAAACACCACCCACGGGTGTTGCTGTCCATCCTTCCTATGGCCATTTTGACATGTGGTTTGCTTGGCTTTTAGGCAGTGGTAGCTCATAGATAACTCGGACTAGGAACCTAGATTTCTATCTggtttaaactttttttttttttttttttttgcctgtcaGTTTCAATGGTGGTATTTTTAACTCGGATCACTTACTGTTTTGAGACCCCTTGGCAGCGAACAAAGTCAAGCAGTGAATACTCATTTTAAGAGGGATGTGGGTGTATGCATCTATTTTGAGATGAGAATCTGTCACCCTAGTAGCTCcagccattttctttcagcatctgGCAGGGAATCCTCTGTGTGCTCTGGCTTTTCAGGCTTCTTTCTGGTGCTTCATTTCAAGCTTATTTTCATCGTTAGTATTTAAAACAGGAGGCCCAAGCATCACTTGAGGGCTTGATATTTTATAAACCGAGTTTCAAGACATGGTCTATGGAAATGGGAGTGGGGAAGAATCTTCATTGTAGGCATCCAGCTACAAAGGTGATGGCTGAGAGAGAAGCCAGCTTAACTAAGGGCAGAACTACCTGCCTGTCTGGTTGCAGCGTGCCAGACATCGCTTCTGCAGCGTTTGAAAGATGCTTTGATAGACACTATTGCAGCAGAGCACAATTCCTAGACCAGGAAGAAGAGATGTTGCTCTCAACTGGTGAACACTTTGGCTGCTGTTAATGCTTTCCAGGCCCTCAGTGAGCCTCCCTGCTCAGTcgctttcactgctgctttagAAGCTGTCCGGTGGGAGGCATGTCGATTACTTGAATTAGGCAGCAAACGGGGATGGTGGCAGCTGGGTCCATCTGTCTCTGCATAGCTGCCATAGTGAGTCCCTGCCTGGGCTTTGCCTGAACAGCTGCCTTCCCTTGGAGGTGTGATTTGGACTGGTTCTGATAAACCCAGACAACTGGGCTGTGCTGCCTTGGCCGGCCGGGAAGCTTCCTCTTGGATATTATACCCAGttgcaagaaaaatgcagaCCTTCTTTAGCAGGCAGGCTCAAGGGCCAGGCCACTGAAGTTCTTTGCTCAAACATCTGTCACAACCTGTTGCAATGGGGCCATGTCACAGCTGTTTCTCTTGTAGTGACTTGTTTTAATgggattgttttaaaaaaacaagaggCTCATGGATCCAGGTTATTAGTCTCTGCCTCTTCAGTTCCAGTGCATAAAAACTGGGGAAGACACAGTGATTCCTCAGTTCCTTCTTATGTATCTAAAGCTgtgaagaaacagctttttacaGTGCCTGAACCTTGGGATAATTTAATATGCCCTTGTCCTTGAAAAATTTTGTTAACAAGCAGGGCAGACAAAACTGTAACCATGAGCCCATTTCCTAGGTACCTGAGTACTGTCATCTGCAGTTCTTGTGGATTGTAACTTCCGTTTCCCAAAATCCTCTGTGTTAAGCAATGACTCTACTGCACCTTCTGCATATATTAACACTGCTGATTATGGAGAGGACTTGCATTCCCAAAtatgcttctgaaaagcagtgaaGTGTGTTAGTCACAAGGTTGTTACTAAAGTTCTAGCATGTCCGTGGTACTAGCACAAAGAGATGTGAGCATCAGgcagaaatttatttctattttggaCTAAAGATGGACTAAACCTCCATCTTTTCATTGCTAAAATGACTGCTCTGAGTCATACCATTAAACATACTGAATGGGAAGGTTGATTGTTATTCCAGCCTCTCTTGCATTTCCCTGTTTGAGAGCCATTGCTTTCCTCTACATCAGCTGAAATCAGTGTTGATGCCTATTACATTTCCTTTCCTAACAGGAAGAAGCCCACACATGTGACAGTGAACTGCTGGTTCTGCAATCAGGACACAGTAGTGCCATATGGGAATCGCAACTGCTGGGATTGCCCCAACTGTGAACAGTACAATGGGTTCCAAGAGGTACAGTGACACATTGCTTGAAGGGTGGCTGGGAAGGTGCATGCCCTGTGGAACAGTGCTTGCGGGAGAAGCCCACTCCTGCTTTTAAGATGGCACAGGCCCAGTGCAGATGAATATCCAGCGGTTCGGCAGCTGGCAGCTCTGTCCTGAACACCTGTGAACTCAGCAGCTGATCACTTGATCAAATTTGAGAAAGAGTCCATTTATAATGGGATGTGCTGACATAGAATGAtgacaaattttcttctcttccttcaaaGGGCAAAAAGGGCCTTCACACTTTCATCACTATCTCttaagaatcttttttttaatatatggaACAAGtcttctctggttttgtattttggaaCAGCTGAATTGCTTTATTTAGAGTATTAAATAACAGAGTTTGTCTTACACCAAAGTCCACCACCAACAACTGCTTGCAATAGGCGTACAGAATAGTAGATGGGGGAGGTTTGaagcattttgtcttttttttttttttttttttaacttatttcttttgttacatAGGCAAATGCATGGAGACCAGTGCTCCTGACAGAGCTTAGGAAATCTTGTTATTAACCAGAGGATGCCTAGCTTTGACATTATGATctcatgtttgcttttttcctcctgcctcctttgtTGCTTCTTGTCAGAATGGAGACTACAACAAGCCCATCCCTGCTCAGTATATGGAACACCTTAACCATGTTGTATCAGGTGCTACAACTTTCTGTGATCCTACCAAACCGCAACAGTGGGTGAGcagccaaattctgctttgcAAGAAATGCAACAACCATCAAACCACGAAGATCAAACAGCTGGCTTCGTTCTCACCAAGGGAGGAGGCAAGTGTTCGTTAGGGACTGGCATCACAGAAGAACATTTGTCCAAGGCATTCCCATGCATGTGTCTGCAATTCCTGCTCTGATGAATTTGCTCtgtgaaaatttattttgtctggCTTTGCAAACAGTACCATGCTGCAGCCTTGtaagcaggagagagaggaatTTTTCAGTGTGCTGTGGAATGGTGTTCCATGAGTCTTCAGAATCACTATGTGGCACTCCAGTGCAGAGAAGGTTACTCATTAATGTTGCAAATCTACCTAATCCTACTCCAAAGCCAGAATGTAATGACCTGTTCTAGATGGACACTGGAAGTTGAAGCTTGAGCCCCAGACCAAACATACTTATCGCTGAGATCAGCTTGTAACTCCAGTACTTGCCATTGACCCTGCTGAGCTTACGGGATCTGGTAGGCACAACAGCCCACTAGTCACCTTGAAGCCTTAATAGATTTTGATTTTCCTGAGGCCTTGACTGTGCTGCTCCGCTTTTACTAGTGGAGTGGGAGAGGAATCCTGTGCAACCACATCATCTCCCTGGTTAGGCATTTGTGCCTAGGAGGGCAAAGGGATTGATTTTTGCAGTTACAGCAGCAGGATTTCTTGCTGAGCAACTTCTTGGCCTTCCTATTACTTAATATGCATGGAGGATAGGATAGTGGGGTTTCTCCTTCCCAGTTTTATAGCCCCCCTAAGTTTCGTGCAGCAAATTTAGTGCTGCACTCCTTAGCTTTCAACCATGGTCAAGCCTTGGGGTTATAAGACTGCGCTGTAGTGGGATGCGTTTACCTTCTGGGTTGCCTAATCCAGTCTGCTTTGTGTATAGAATCAGCATAATTGCTGATTGGGCCACAGAAATTCAGCACCCTGAAATTGGGCCACAGCAGCTTTCTCCAAGGGCAGTTTTGTCTCTTCTGGGACATGGGGGCTGGGTCAGCTGTATGCAAAGCTGGTTGTATGTCTGGCCTCCAGCTTGGTCACTATTCAAGCCTGGTTTCAGGGGCCTGTTCCTCTGGAGACTGGAAGCATGCCTTGCTCACATGTCAGCAGCAAGCACGATAACTGGTGAGGAACGTGCAGTCCTCACCtacttttcctctcctgttctTTCACCAGGGCAAATATGATGAGGAGATTGAGGTGTATAAGCACCACCTGGAGCAGACCTACAAGCTGTGCCGTCCATGCCAGGCTGCTGTGGAGTATTACATAAAACATCAGAATCGGCAGCTCCGGGCGCTGCTGCTCAGCCACCATTTCAAACGCCGTGAGACAGACAAGAACTATACTCAGGTACTTGGGGGGACAGATGAGGGAATTTAGGGGAAAGCACAGAGAAGTGGGTACCTCTGTGTCTGGGtttgctgctggaaaaggaagGCAGCGGCCTTGGGGCTTTCTAACTCTGGGAGCTTGGGTGCGTGGTAGAGTTTAGAAGAGCACAGGATAGttgccacagatgctcctgATGTTAGTTTGAGGCTTTCCTCGTGCTGGTGTCATTCAGTGCAATTGCTAGAAGGTAAGTCTAATTAGTAACAAGAACAGAATGGAAGGAAGATAGTGGGACAGGCAGAAAAGGGGAGATAGGGAAGCCAGTTTATGAGTACAGTGCAGGCAACtacagagtagagggggaaaaaaagaagtaggaaCAATGGGAAGTGAATTGTGACCTTTTCCTTGCCTCTCTGCCCTGCTTGAGCTTGTCTTTTGCTCATAGCTCTGCTGTTGCTCTTTGCTAGTGATGTCAGCCCAGTACAGAGACTTATAAGGACTTGAGCAGAACTGTCCAATAAACCATACAGTCTGGAAGTGTTTCATAAAGCACCATTTCAAAACCTTATTAGACTTCATTCAGCTTCTGACAAAGtgtttctcccttcctctgcagaATTTATGTTCATCCTCCTCTTCAGCTTCCATAAGCACACCAGCTCAGGTGATATTCCTGCGGTTCTTGGCCTTCCTCAGCTGTGCGTTCCTGGTTCTGATGGCCTTGTATGGATCAGGCGACCCCTTCTCACTCAGTGCGGCAGTTCCTGCACCTGTCTCCTCTGGTCCAATATCTATTTGGAACAGGACTGGTACAAACTCACATGCAGACTTGGAAAATGACACTTCCGTGACAGTGgcaggctggcaggagctgctccacATGCTCCCAGAACAGATGGTAGAGAACCTGAGTGCTGCGTGGGCTTATGGGAAGAATCACCAGATGGCAGTCGCTGTCCTTGGCCTGTTCACCTGCCTGTTGGCCATGTTCTTAGCTGGGCGGATCAGGTGGGTgtgtgcttttcttctgtttcacttAAAGGAAAACTGCATTACATTGGAGGTCTTTTGCTCAGTCTTGACTCAGTGAGCCAGGGGGTAAAACGTTTGCTAGAATGGCACACGTAGTACTGGGTGGCACGGTTCTCCCTGTTCTTTGGGTTGCCAGCCGGCTGGATGGAGACAGCAGAGCTTGCTTTGGATCTGTGCCTTGGTTCATTCAATTTAAACTTGAATTACCGTGAATGAAAAGCTCCCTGTGCAGCTCTGTAATCTGGTAGAAAATGGAACTGATCTATTCAGGTAATTCCCACAGGAGTGGGAAGGGCTGCAGATGATAGAGCTGTAGTAGGAGATAGTACATAACCTGCTCAGTCTGTGTACCCTCCccaccttccttctccttcctcaggACCCAAGGGGTTCATTGGTGTTTAAACTCTTACCATGTGtcttgtttggtttctttttggcATTGCAGGCTCCGGAGAATTGATGCATTTGCTTCAGTCTTGTGGTTCGTAGTGATGAGTCTGCATTTAGCTGAGAGGTACCTGAAGACAGAAACACCCAACTGGCTAGACACAGCCAAATTTGGCACCACATCCCTGTGCTGCTTGGTGGGCTTCACCGCAGCAGTGGCCACGCGGAAATCAACGGGCCATCGGAGATACCGGCCCCGAAGGTCAGAGCCAGAGCAGTGAcgctgggggaaggaggaaaaaagccttgTGAACTCCTTGCAACTGgtgcttctctctcctctttttattttcccttcctctggttcttttttttttttttttttccaattagaTAAGCAGTGAAGAtctcttcttcctttattttttttttcttttttccccatccttgcTTCCCACTGTGCTAGCTGCTTGGAGCATTTCCACTGCTGGTGCTAGCCATGGAAGCTACTCCTGCTGCCTCCattctcccttcctcctgagTCCTACGTCAGCAGTGCAAATATCCAACTTCCCCAAAGCCAattcttccagcagctgcttcacaaactgctccataAACGCAGCCTCTTCCCCATTCTGCTCCTCCAGCCAAAGAGATTCTGGCTTCTCCTGTCCTTCGGTTCTTCTCACTGCCTGTCCATCCTTAGCCAGTCACAGAGGAATCCTCTGCCTTGATGCTCCATGGGGCCCAGGCCACCTTCAGTTTTCTAATGGTGCTGGTCATTTTAATTTCGAACTGATGGGAACTTGCCTCTGGATTCTGAGTCCTCGTAATGTGTGCTGTAGTAACTCTGCATGGTGTACAGGCATGCGAGGAGGGGACCACACGTAGTCCATAACTTGGTGGTTCTTGCCTTCCACTGTGTAGCATCACTTAACTGCATGCTCTCTCACTCTGCCTTTCTCCTATGACTCCTATTTTAAATGGAGAGGCATCCTTAAGTGCTTTTGACTGGAAattcaataatttatttaaaagggtGCTTTAAAAGGTTATGTAGCTCAGGGTGTCTTGATTGAATATCTGAAAGTATTCAGCTGTTTTAGGATAAATTTTCGAATCTACCAGTGGCTGTTGCTTTCAATGCCaattttctttgggttttttacctaCCTGCCACTCCCCAAGGAACATCTATGTAAAAGCACAACTGGATAAAAAGGCATATGTTCCTCCACTCATGTAGCCttagaaagagaagaaatatggGACTAACAACCTCATGCTATGGTATATGGGCAGCTTTCATTGTACTTCACTACCTATTCAGTCAATGTTTTCCTTATTGTTGAGAACACAGATTAGGAGGATGTGCTATAGGAAGGGGTGGGACTGCATGGCAatagagattaatttttcttgttactTGGAGGGGTTCTTTTTTGAAGTCTGGCATTGGTGCTAATGCTGCTGAAGAAAGGGGCCGGGAAATTGTGACTTTGCCTGTCAGTCCTCTGCTAAAAGCTGGGGTAACTGGTTGTTACTGTGTGGGGACGAAGGAGCTTTCAGCTGCTTGGGTTTTTGTAGGATTAACTTGTTGGGGCCTCTTAGGATAAACAATCTGATGACCCTGCGCTGTTTTTTTGCAAGGCACTCCACTGAGTTTTTCATCCAGATTTGGGTCTTTCAGGAGGAAATAGCATTGTTACAGGAGAtctgctattttcttctgttcagaaTAGCACAATGGAACTTGCCACGCTaatcacagactggtttatgttggaagggaccttaaagccatctagttccagcctgctgccatgggcagggacaccctccactagaccaggttgcccaaagccccatccagcctcgccttgaacacttccaggggtggggcaTAGTCTGATATAAGTTAATTGGGTGTCTTGATCTTCCTATGTAGAAACTCTAAAATAATCAGAATGGAGCTCTCTGTGAAGTATTTGCATCTCCTGCTGAAAGATTCAGACACTAATGGATGCTGCAGATGCTGGTGAAATTATAGAAGCTTctataaaggaaagaaaacatatttcatagCTTTTCATAGTTACTGTTCTTCAAACCAGTATTCATTGTGAAAGCAGAAAGGTAGCACTAACAAAAGCTCTGTAGAGATTCATTAACAATAAGCCAAGCTGAGTGTGTCATGGGAAGGTACAGCTTCTGGCTGAAGGACCACGTGCCTCTAACTTAACAACTGACGTGGGAAGGGGACGCACAAACCTGCTTCCCATATGTGCTGTCCTTCggaatttttttctggtgcCTTCAGATAACAGCAATATCCACCGCCAAGCAAACAGAACACCTTTCTCCATTCTGGTGCTTGTGAATGATGCTGCTCTGAGGGTTTTTTACTTATCCACAAAAGGAATCCAGCGTCTGCAAAGTCTGGTTCCGTATTCCCATCGTTTATCAATCCTGACCCAAAAGGTTTGTCTTCCAGCTCACGGTCCCAGATTGTTTCTCGCTCCAGTCTCAGACTTTCAAAATGCTTAAATGATAACCATCATGTCCCATTTTCCACTGGGACACTTTATTAAATTTAGAGGATTGTTTCAAAGTAAATACTACAGGAAGCCATGTGACTTcaccaaaacaggaaaaaaagccagcaaaagTGTGCAGGGTCCTCAGTGCTGGGTTAGACTTTCACAATCACTCTGGCGCCT
The nucleotide sequence above comes from Balearica regulorum gibbericeps isolate bBalReg1 chromosome 21, bBalReg1.pri, whole genome shotgun sequence. Encoded proteins:
- the TMEM201 gene encoding transmembrane protein 201, encoding MEGAGALLARCPAGGLGVTVCAAAAGLLLYRIARRKKPTHVTVNCWFCNQDTVVPYGNRNCWDCPNCEQYNGFQENGDYNKPIPAQYMEHLNHVVSGATTFCDPTKPQQWVSSQILLCKKCNNHQTTKIKQLASFSPREEGKYDEEIEVYKHHLEQTYKLCRPCQAAVEYYIKHQNRQLRALLLSHHFKRRETDKNYTQNLCSSSSSASISTPAQVIFLRFLAFLSCAFLVLMALYGSGDPFSLSAAVPAPVSSGPISIWNRTGTNSHADLENDTSVTVAGWQELLHMLPEQMVENLSAAWAYGKNHQMAVAVLGLFTCLLAMFLAGRIRLRRIDAFASVLWFVVMSLHLAERYLKTETPNWLDTAKFGTTSLCCLVGFTAAVATRKSTGHRRYRPRRYLSGDSITLFPSGTGTGFPSSPTSLFVPTPPSILQLTNQQLFRSPRRTTSSSLPGRLNRALSLGTIPSLARADSGYLFSGSRPASQSSQSKESPTSEHFSLLSGSCAPSRIPSPAPSVAGSVTSSSGSLRYRRPLISPARLNLKGQKLLLFPSQNEGLLTPTSSEEHTHSDSNIFTTELSSFPKKNLRERGMHDMRSAVEGGSICSDNSIKKEDHSSHSSTCVVDTTTKGEDLAGWRGHFGNSALRGLLAVSLTLNAIFTSAYVYRSLR